One cyanobiont of Ornithocercus magnificus DNA segment encodes these proteins:
- a CDS encoding septal ring lytic transglycosylase RlpA family protein has product MIPGPPLQLASNCCVAGNIALLSLPAYSFGCEASRHADTTRLAGEPSKVLENINLSSTVASSVSSASPSTAMPVSVLPLWYCHKQQVVQTLVGKASWYGPGFFGRQTVTGEVFRPGTMTAAHRSLPLGTRVRVTNFSNSRSVVVRINDRGPYISKRIIDLAHGAACELGLVRSGIAQVRVEVLH; this is encoded by the coding sequence ATGATACCTGGACCTCCTCTGCAACTTGCGTCCAACTGCTGTGTGGCAGGTAATATTGCTCTGCTGTCCTTACCTGCATACAGTTTTGGGTGCGAGGCATCTCGTCACGCAGATACTACGCGACTAGCAGGTGAACCTAGCAAAGTTTTAGAGAACATCAATCTCTCCAGCACGGTTGCTAGTTCTGTCAGCAGTGCGTCTCCATCTACTGCTATGCCGGTTAGCGTCTTGCCTCTATGGTACTGCCATAAACAGCAAGTGGTTCAGACTTTAGTTGGAAAAGCTAGTTGGTACGGACCAGGTTTTTTCGGGAGGCAGACGGTGACAGGGGAAGTCTTCCGACCTGGAACAATGACTGCTGCCCACAGGAGTCTTCCGCTTGGAACAAGAGTGCGAGTTACAAATTTCTCAAATAGTCGCTCGGTGGTAGTTCGTATCAACGACCGCGGACCATATATTAGCAAGCGCATCATAGATCTTGCCCATGGCGCAGCCTGCGAGCTCGGACTGGTGCGTAGTGGCATTGCGCAAGTTCGAGTTGAGGTCCTGCACTGA